The sequence below is a genomic window from Verrucomicrobiota bacterium.
CGGCCAATGGAGTATCTTTCAGCCGTTATCTTGATTCGGAAGGTATCGAAATCTTTACCGCTGCGGACACCGTGACATTGGGCAGTGAAAACTCGCCGCCCTTGATTGGCCCCATTGTGATCAACGAGCTCTTGTACAAACAAGGATCAACCGGTACCGAGTTTCTTGAATTGATAAATGTGACTGATGAAGCCGTACCGCTTTTTGATCCTGATAATCCTCAAAACCTATGGCGTATTAATGGTTTGGGATTCGAATTTCCTGGCGGTGTTGTTGTTCAGCCGAAGCAGGTCGTTATCGTAGCCAATGTAGAACCGACGGAGTTTCAGGCTGAATATAGTATGCCCATCGGAGTGCTATTATTCGGACCCTTTGCTGGTAGCCTCGATAATGCAGGTGAACGAATAACCATTCAGCGACCTGATAAGCCAGATGTACTGGAAGGTGGAGAGATATTTGTTCCCTATATCGCTGTGGATTCCGTGCGTTATGAAGTCGATCTACCCTGGCCAGTGCCTGATCAAGGTTCCAGCATCGAGAAGATCGGCCGCCATCTTTTCGGACAAGAACCTGACAACTGGCAACTTAGCCTGTTGCAGGCAGGCTCACCTGGAATGGCTCAGGATTTGGATTTTTCGACCTGGTTAAGAATGCACTTTATCGATTCGGAAATCGAGTCTGGATTGGTAGGCTTTGAAGAGGATTTCGACGGAGATGGAGTTCTCAATTTCTGGGAGTATGCTTTTGGCTTGAATCCACGCATGTTTCAATCGGCTATAAGCGCAAGGAGCCTGATCGTCGCAGAGTCTGGAAATCAATATCCTGCAATCGCATTCAGGCAACTGATCCAATCGGATGATCTTATCTACCAAATACAGGAATCTACCGATCTTCTTGTCTGGAACGATGCTACAGATTATCTACAATCCAGCTCGGCGAACAATGGAGACGGAACATTGTCTGTTGTGCTTCGTGCTCCAGACCCTTTGGTATCACCGGGTGTTTGGTTCCAACGTCTAAAAATCTTTCTATCAGAACTAAACTAGAAAAATGGTACAGAGATTGAAGCTTATAGACCAACCCCTCCGAGTTCGCCACGAGCTTAAGTATATTATTCCTTCGGACAAAGCGGAGGAGATTCGCAATTACATACAAATAGTTTGTGATCCAGATCCATTCGCTAAAGGAGATCCTCCCATCTACAAAGTTTCAACCATGCAGCTCGATTCGCCCAATCTGGCGCTTCATCTCGCAAAAGATAGAAAACAGAAGACCCGGTTTAAACTTCGAGTTCGCACGTACGATTATGACTCGAATGGGACAGTGTTTTTTGAGGTTAAAAGAAAAGAAGATCGGTTTATTAGAAAAACGCGTTCGCGGGTACCTATTCAGGAC
It includes:
- a CDS encoding lamin tail domain-containing protein is translated as MEIIEITLRHFKTLKKTSVWILFGYVFPVYVGFAAGGIRITEIMYHPLDGDGIDDTELEFIEIKNITEAPVDLSVASFTDGVNFTFGPNSILGAGGYWIFVSNFEAFTARYPGVTVKGEYTGQLNNSGETLELSDRNGVLLEAVNYGDMSPWPPEADGGGKSLVKRNETAIPLSPNDSLAWRASFNTHGSPGEEDPAPLPGDILVNEVLPHTDLPQVDSIELYNPTQTPVDISGWYISDDLGEAKKYRIPDTTLILGGGYLVFTETEFAAEAQGDSSFRFNSHGDSAWLVSADGAGNLTGYTHGFAFGASANGVSFSRYLDSEGIEIFTAADTVTLGSENSPPLIGPIVINELLYKQGSTGTEFLELINVTDEAVPLFDPDNPQNLWRINGLGFEFPGGVVVQPKQVVIVANVEPTEFQAEYSMPIGVLLFGPFAGSLDNAGERITIQRPDKPDVLEGGEIFVPYIAVDSVRYEVDLPWPVPDQGSSIEKIGRHLFGQEPDNWQLSLLQAGSPGMAQDLDFSTWLRMHFIDSEIESGLVGFEEDFDGDGVLNFWEYAFGLNPRMFQSAISARSLIVAESGNQYPAIAFRQLIQSDDLIYQIQESTDLLVWNDATDYLQSSSANNGDGTLSVVLRAPDPLVSPGVWFQRLKIFLSELN